A genomic region of Candidatus Parvarchaeota archaeon contains the following coding sequences:
- a CDS encoding 30S ribosomal protein S5, with protein MTVEEQAEWFPKTLVGKKVKNKEILAIEEIFETGKPILEYQIVDTLLPGLESETLEVGMTQRMTDCGRKSQYRAIVLVGDKAGHVGIGSGKSEEVKPAIESAIKNAKLNIMTVPMGCGSWECGCKSPHSLPIKLVGKNGSVEVTLKPAPKGLGVAANKIVKKVLTIAGVRDVWSFSRGKTANIYNSSMAVIDALSKLSSMKYRGDWKQNAS; from the coding sequence ATGACTGTTGAAGAGCAGGCAGAGTGGTTCCCAAAGACTCTTGTTGGCAAGAAAGTCAAGAACAAGGAGATACTTGCCATTGAGGAGATATTTGAGACTGGAAAGCCCATACTTGAGTACCAGATTGTTGACACGCTTTTGCCCGGCCTTGAAAGCGAAACTTTGGAGGTTGGAATGACGCAGAGGATGACTGACTGCGGCAGGAAAAGCCAATACAGGGCAATTGTGCTTGTAGGCGACAAGGCGGGCCATGTCGGCATTGGAAGCGGAAAATCCGAAGAGGTCAAGCCTGCAATTGAGTCTGCCATTAAAAATGCGAAGCTGAACATAATGACTGTTCCCATGGGCTGCGGCTCCTGGGAGTGCGGCTGCAAGTCGCCCCACTCGCTTCCGATAAAGCTTGTTGGCAAAAACGGCTCTGTCGAAGTGACGCTCAAGCCTGCGCCAAAAGGCCTTGGCGTGGCTGCAAACAAGATTGTGAAAAAGGTGCTTACGATTGCCGGAGTCAGGGATGTCTGGTCATTTTCAAGGGGCAAAACTGCGAACATATACAACTCAAGCATGGCAGTCATTGATGCGCTTTCAAAACTTTCAAGCATGAAATACAGGGGCGACTGGAAGCAAAACGCTTCTTAG
- the rpl15p gene encoding 50S ribosomal protein L15 (late assembly protein) translates to MSRRHKKASRKYLGTRNHGKGNAKNKRGKGGKGGWGRAGMHKHRWSYITRYEPDFFGVQGFSRPGAARLKEINLFEINRLAMQNKLEKADGKLNFKFDGKVLGQGALAFPVVVSALQASASAVEKIKAAGGEFKQTGQVQKA, encoded by the coding sequence ATGAGCAGACGCCACAAGAAAGCATCAAGGAAGTACTTGGGCACCAGAAACCACGGCAAGGGAAACGCCAAAAACAAGAGAGGCAAGGGAGGGAAAGGCGGCTGGGGCAGGGCTGGCATGCACAAGCACCGCTGGTCTTATATCACAAGATACGAGCCTGACTTTTTTGGAGTGCAGGGCTTTTCCAGGCCAGGCGCAGCAAGGCTCAAGGAGATAAACCTGTTTGAGATTAACAGGCTTGCAATGCAAAACAAGCTTGAAAAGGCAGATGGGAAGCTCAATTTCAAATTTGATGGAAAGGTGCTTGGGCAGGGGGCACTTGCATTCCCGGTTGTTGTCAGCGCTTTGCAGGCTTCTGCATCGGCAGTTGAGAAAATAAAGGCTGCAGGCGGGGAGTTTAAGCAAACCGGACAAGTGCAGAAGGCTTAA